The DNA region ttatatacaaaaatttaaataataaatcATCCTATtcaatcatttcacaccattaaaattaatatttttatcCTCACCACTTATCCAAAACTGGAGGGGACCAACAAAATCTCAAATGATGTAATATTATCAAATCTCAAATGATGTAAAGTTCATAAATCAAAATAGGAGGAACAAAAATGCATTTAAGCCTAAATAATCTAACTAGACTATTCTAACAAATTATTCAGTTACATGATAATTAAAGGAAAATTCCACTAAACACAACATGAGTTTTTAAGTTGAAGTCAGACTCCCACTTGCAGCTTAAATGTCATTCAGCTAAACTTGCTCCTATTCCAAATTTTGTATTTACCCTCTAAATGAAGAGATTGATCAATGTGCGTCATACAATGATGTTGACCGATAGCCGATAAAAAACATGTGGTGACTTTTGACTCTTATGGTAGGATAACCAATTGTAGTTGTTACAAGAATGATTTTATGCTCACAGATCAACCTCAGAAACCATATTCAACACAAACAATACCTTATATGTATTAATTAGACCAAACACAGTGTTTTAAACATCACAGGCACAGCAGAGATTGCCTTATTCTTGGATACAGCTCAAAGATATTCTTTAATCTTTACAATAGGAGTAGCTGCAACATATATTAAAACATTTTTGTAAAGAATCAATTGATCATATAAATTTTGCCTATATTTAACTCCCACCACCATCTGATGGTAGTATCTTTCTAAATAGCCAAATACTAGTATGTTGTTAACTTAGAAACCCAAATGTAATTCCTTCCATCAACTGAAGGCAAAACTCAAAGAACATATGTAATAACATTGAAGCAAAAAAATGGCTGGAGTTTGGACTCAAGAATAACTTAGTTTTAGGCTTTAATCCTGGAAGACTCTCCCACAACGATCTCCATTCTTGTGTACCACTCACCAATACGTGTGTGCTCCACCATATCCTTACCAGACCTCAAATAGCGTATGGGCCTTAGAACCCCAAAAACAGCCAGATCGGCGAAGTTAGGCTTAGACCCTCCTGAAAAGACAGAAAAATTAGTATATCATGTCCAAAGAGCACAAAGTGATTATTCATTACAATCACTCAGAAAATTGATGTAAACTTAAGCAACCATGTGAAACTTTTTTCCAGGTGATACTGATCACACTATCTGTAGGGTATTTCTAACTTTTAATGGTTAGGAGCATGTTCTTAATTATGATTATTATTTTAAGGTAATATTATAAGTTCTATCCGAGACAAAATCAAACAAATTAGGTTAATACAAAAGCAAACGTCATGATCAATATTTTGACCTGCAAAGGATACATGAGCCTATAATTTATGCTCCTGTTTTGCTTGGAAAAAATTAGAGTAGGCAAAACGGGCTGTGCCAAAAATCCTGCAAAAGCATAGGACTTGGACAAGAAAATGAGGGCTTGTTTATTACCCGAGTTTTTAAACCCTGCCCGTTGAAGCCCAAAAACTAACCGGGCTAGCCCGACTGGTTGCGGGTAGCCCACTTAAAAAGAAGATGATGACAAAACTCTAAAAGAAACATTTGGACTGTCCAGGTTTTCAAGCCCAATATTAAATAACTCGCCGTCGTAAGTCTCCAACCCTCTCTGTCTATGCTTTTGTGCCCATCCTTCTGTGTTGTTTTTTACCTCTCTGTGAATGTCACTAAACTCTAAACCTGGATTATCTGAAATCCCTAAATTCTGATTATTTGTTTTGGAGTGATGAGGGTAAGAACATTCAGCTTTATTGATGTTCCAGGTAGGGGCCTCGTGTATGCTTTATTGCTAACTTGAACATATGCAATGTGCCTAGTACCATTCGATTATGCAGTACCACTATAGTCTGTTGTCTAAATATATGTTATAAAAATTGCCTGTGTCTTAATTATGCAGCATCATGCAGCACTATTACTGTATGGTCGATGACAACATGAACATCTCAAAATATTTCATGCCGAAATattatcatttaaaaaaatagtGAGACAGTCAAATTATAGTTGGATGGGAGGGTTAACTCAACTGACTTGAACTGGTTGAACTAAGGGTTAAAGGAGTTGGAGGCACAGGGTTCAAGCTCTGGCAAAGGTGTAAGTATAATACCAATAATTAACTACTAACAATTTGTCATTACAAGCCAAATTATAGTTCATTATGGGAATAATTTCATGCCAAAATATTATTATTAACGTAAAGAAAACAAATGTTAAATATAAGCCAGGGCTGGCCCCAAAAACCGTGGCCCGTGAAGGGCTATGCTCAGACAGCCAAATTATAGCTCATTTATCTTCCGGACTTTTTCGGTCCGGCTCACAAAAGGCCTGAACCTGTTGTGGGGCGGGTAGCCCATTTTTGCCAGCTCTAGAAAAAACAAGACAGTTacataaaaatatcaaatatttcaggcttcagagtcagaactctgGGCGAGCACAATATGGATGCATGCTCTTGCATATACTTATAAATTATAATAGTCTTCATTGTGGTGTACATACCAAGGAACTCGCGGCCATTCAGAGCATCTACCCATGTTTCTGCTGACTCATAAAGAGCAGCACGCTCATCAGTAATGTTATATTTCTTCTTTAGCTTCTTCGACACAAAATACATAGCTGCAGCACCAGCATACTTCACGGAAATTTTTTCCATGAAGTTAAAATTGCCTAAGCAGCAATGAAAACATAATACATCATCAATTTATCACGCACTATCCATGTTTGAAGAAATATAGCATAGCCAAAGAAAGAAGTTCAAATACCAAAAAATCAAATTAAGTAAATTCAGCATTTGCATGCATGGGCTCAAGGCAGAAAAGACAATATGCAATAACATGTGGGCATATATCACTGAATGCGCATAAGGAAAACAATGAAACAAAAATAAACTTATGCAGCGGTAACTTTACACATGAAATTGCACTAATATAGATCATGCAATGACAAAACAAATAGGAAACTGTTAAGCTTCCATTAAAAATAAGGTTTAATAAAATGCCCAAAAGTTCCCAAAGAGCCAAGAATGTTATAATATCAGAAGAAATAGTATAACTATCATGACTCTTGTAAATCCCTGAAACTGGGTTATTGTACTCCAGAAAGAAAGAAAAGTTGTCCATCTTATCTACCAAGTAAGGATATACTGTAGTTCCAAGGCAATGCATGCTTATTGAGATATCAGAGACTACTTCGTATAACAGAAAACTTCGCGGAAAGAAACATGACAAACTAATGCTCAGCAAAACAAAAACCATAGTAATACTTATAAGTAAATATAGCAAAGACCAGTGCAACTTACCATTGCTCGTGATATAGTCAAAGGACTCGAGAGCTTCAGAGGTATTTCTATATATATTAGGTGACAGAACATGTACCAAATGACTATCAACCCACCTACATCAAAAGAGTTAAATTAACTAGTGTGGTATATAATTATGTTAAGCTACAACAGAACTCAATCATTTCCCCAAGGTTGTTTCTGTCTGAGTTTCCTGAAACGAGTTTAAACTTTAGGTGCAACAACTCAAATTGCTCGTATTGATATGTCTTGCAATCCAAGCCAAGTACCAAATTGATTGAAAATTCAATTCTAAACTATAAACATTGGGTGCTAAATTTAGCATCTAAGTAAAAATTACTGCTCTGAAACCAAACTTCCATATCATATAAAGAAAGCTGAGAATCAACAGGATCGGGCAGAAAATGAGCAGTAACTTATTTTATACTGTTTTGACACAACAAATGCCTGGTCATAAATATGCTTGTTAGCACAGCAGTACATTGCATTTCTATGATATTCTACATGTATAAAGATAAATGAACTATTGCATAATCATCACTGAATACCAAATAAAGTTTTCCAATCCTAAAACACACGATTCAAGGAAAGAGAGAACAAAAGATGGAAGAAAGAAAGCTTTCTCTGAACAACACACAACATCTCCACAGTAGATGGTTCCAATCAAAGTGTGAAAACAGCTTATAACGGTCTCTGCACATCACCCTTTTATGTTTATTAAAAACATGTTTTATTGAAAAATAAAACAGGACCAAGAGAAATAGAACCATACCGCCGCCATTTTGTCTCTTCATCGTCCTCAGAGGTTGAATCTGCCTTTTTCTTAGATAGAATCCTCTCTCCAAGCTTGTCAATTATAGCTGCCAAATAAACCAATATTAGTGAGAAGTTACAGTAGGTCTCACTTAGTGGCCATTCGTCCATTCGCTATTTAGAAAACTTCACAATCAATTTTCAAGGGAAAATGTGGAAAACCTGACGAGTCATTTAGCTGCTCGCCATCTACCATTATAATTGGCACCTTCTGATATTCAgaccatttgatttctttcttgCTAAGAGGGTTGACCTCCACAACCTTGTATGGTATATCATAGTAGTCCAAAAATGCTGGTAAAGTAAATAATTTTTTCAGCAACAGAAGATAGAAAATACAGTGAAAGCCCAATGAAAAAACTACAGTAATAAAAGAAAAATATGTATAACTGAACATATGGCAACATGCCAAGATGACACATTGACCGGCAAACAAAATAAGGTTAAACAATGCGGAAAAATATGAACTCGTATGGAATTATAATTTAACTACGTACCAATGTATCCTACCAACTTTCAATGGCAAGTATTACATATAAACAACAGATGTAGTAATTGTTCTGTATCTAGAACTCGGCCATCTGGCTGCTACGGTGACCAGTCTAAATCCCAGGTTTCCAACAGAAGCCTGGCTAATCAATAGGGGTGTGCATGGTTCTTAAATCAAACCAGATTGAACCAAATATATGGATCAGTTTGATTTTTAAAACCACTTTGACAAAACTGGTTTATTTTTCTAAAACCAGTTTATGTTTGGATCGGTTTGGTTAACAACCGGTTTGCACCAACAAACCAGTTTTTGTTTGGAACAATTTTAAAACCAAATTTCCCTCAAACCTGTTTCGACTAAAACTCAATTTTCAATCCAACAACTTATTCTTAACTCCATCCAACCGTTCTTTAAATCAATAACCATTCGTCAGCGATGAATCCTTGAATCTCGACAGAGACATTTCTTAAAATTACATAGCTCAACAAAACTGAATTgaattaataattaataattatgAAACAAAAGTGCTAAGGAACTGTAAAAAAAAGTTTTAATTTTCAATCAAGAAAATCAAAATTGAGTAATTGCATATAATTTTCTCTCATATATACAAAATCCTCTTTTGTTTCATCTTCTCAAGAAACTACTTCTATATACTATTTTACACTTACCATTTTCCTAACTCCATCCATCTTCACTTTCATTTTACAAAAGTGGAAGATATTTTCTAAGAAGAAACATATCACTCTAATGAATGAATTAATTCAAGGTAAGAAGCTAAAAAACACAAACTCGGTAATTATATAATTTCAACCAACCAAAAAGCATTTACTATGTCATGTTGAATGTGGGAGGAGAGACTAAATGCATCAATCTGAGACTATAAGTTTAAACACAACTCTCTTCAAGAAAAAGTAAATAATGTATATTTATTTATCTTATCATAAAAATCAATATATATGACTTTTATTTATTAAATATACATTACCTATGACCGTGAAAGAGAGACAAGGCAAAGATCAATATTTGAAAAGTGGATTAACCATTTTATGTATTGGTTTTAAAAAATGGATACTGGTTTTTTATGGTTTTAGTAAAATGGATCTGGGATAGTTTTTAAACCAAATAATATGGGCTTTTAAAATAGATGCACCATATTTTTAAAAGTGGTTCTTGTGAACCATTTTTTTTGCACATCATTGTGTTAGACTCTTGAGTTTTGTAACTGATATTAAATCATTAGGAGAGTTAGTGGGTAATTATTAGAATTATTATATTATTAAGAGTGTTTTAGGTTTAGAATGAATAGGGGAAGACATTGACGGAGTTGATCATCTTGGAATTGGATAGGAAAAGGGTCATTTTGCCATTGGGAGGTGCAGATCCTCGAAGTTCCGCGGTACTATTTTGTAATACAAAGGGATTTTCCCtattttcttttatatataaGTGGATTTCTATCACCCTGCTAATCAAGACACGTGCAGATTAACCAAATGATTGCTCAAAACTATTAACCATGCAACCAATTCAGTTACATAGAAAGGTTATTGGTCCTCACTGATCGGTTATATAAAAACTTCAACCCTAACATCATCATTCATGATTCATCTCCATTATGATCCACTCCCTCCCAGCTACCACCTAAAAAATTCAATCCTTTGATCATTCACAATTGTGAGACTCTCATTCTAACACATCTATTAAGTTCATATTGAACACTCATTTTCATGTTTAGCTTATTATTCTACGCCACGCTAATGATATATCTTTCCAACTGAGCAAAACtaaataaatatcaaatcaattcaATAAATCTGAATAAAAAATATAGTAACAATAAATAAACGATTACAATTTCAACGCGCGAATCTAAAAGTAAGGAAGAGAAAACAGTATTTTCACCTTTCACTTTGTTGCAGAAAGGACAAGCCTCATACTGATAAAGAATGACGTCGCTAGGAATAGCATCTGAAGGAGGACGTTCCTTAGCTAGTACTTCCTGAGAGGCGGAGGAAGCCGCGATCAGACCGCCGACACCAAGAGACGTCCCGACGACGGCGGCGAGGATGGAAGAGAACCAACGCCGGCTAGATGGAGATGAACCGGCGGTGGTGCCGTAAAGAGTTGTCTGGAGAAAACGGTTAGGGACGGCGGTGGAGGTGGCGCCGCCGAGGCGAGCGGCGGCGAGGTTTCTGTGAAGTAAAACAGAGTAAGCTCTTCTCATAGTGTTTGTGTGAGATTCAGAACCACACAGATctaaattttaatttattttatttctcTCTTTGTGATCGGTAAAACTTAGAAGGGTTTATTGTGTCGATTTGAGGGTTTTAGGTGTCCTTTCTAGACACGTTTAATAAAATTGCACTTTTATAAAGTCgaattttttattttattctcAAGTCATATTTGCCGTAAATGTGGTCTCAAATCCGATTTTTATCCTCTAAATTGGAAACTACAGTCccaattttttttttacaaaaaaatattaTAACAAATTCATTTATAATAGTAGTATTTGGAATAGTACATGTTAAAATATCTATAAAAATATGAAAATTTGTTAGAGAAGGAAATATCTATAAAAATATGGAAGTTTGTAAAATGAGAATTAAATATGATTAGACAATTATTgataatataataaaataatatgtATTTTGAACTATATCATTTGGTCACTATTATAATTAAATTTGACTTTTTTTTCATTTAACCGTTAATGTATCTAGTCCACATATAGACTCGATACATTAATAGTCAAATATATATTGAATTGTGTATATAAGGAATTAACTACTTTTTTGAAATCTATTTTAATGTCACTTACACCTCATTGAAGGTTTTTCACTCATTATAAAGCTCATGTATTCACATATTGACGAACATTCACTTTGTATATGAAGCTAATTAGGGGATTTTTTAATGCATCTTATATATTTTTAACCACCACGCAACAATACTTAAATGCCCTCAGATTTCGAAGATGAAATCTTCAGACGTATCAATTTATGATTGATCGTTAAAATATTCCAAAGATGTATTTTCGTTTCTTTACCGAAGTTACATCTTTATAACGTATCAAAACAACATGTTTCATGTTATGTTTTGTTTACGTGTATTCATATGAAGATTTATAAGTGTTATATATCATGTTATGTGACGAGCAGGGCCGGTTCTTTTCCTGTGCAAGTTGTGCAGTAGCACAGGGCCTCACTTTTTGTGGAGCCTCAAATTAACTATTATTAGtgaatataaaaaaattaataaataaatattgtTGTATCacatataataaataaaatattaaatgctgaaaaataagataTTTAGAAACCaaatgtttttttctcctttctcaCACGTTCTCGCTTCTCTCTCCTCTCAAACTTTATTCTCTTCTCTCTTTCTCTGTTAGAGCTGTTTGAAACCagaaaaaaaaatcttatttttcCTTTTCAATCCTCTCTTTTATCAGGATAGTTTATTCAATTAATTACTTTCCATTTAATTTTATTGTGATTATTTGATTTTGAAGGTAGAAAAAATAgtaattttatatttattttaaattttaggGTCAAATCCTATTTTAGTTCCTGTATCaatatttattttagattttagatTTTAGATTTTAGGGTGGAAATGAGGGGTAACTTGTGTTCtttataaaattataatatataaataaataaaattttaggGTGAAATTAGATAATAGTATACTGTATATATTACTCGGTAGTATCAAAATTCAAAACAAGAATAATGTTGGTGTTGGTGACGGTTTTTATACCTACTTTTTCTCATAAGACCAAATTGCAATTTGGAATCTTTCAAAGCAAAATTAGTATGTATTAgtattgatattttttatgattaatttataatttatttaattaaatataatttattttcttactattaatttataatttacttttaatttataattattatcttttgtttgtcatttttaatcattaaaattatatatatatatatatatatatatatatatatatatatatatatatatatatatatatatatatatataggcCCATTTTAAAAATTAGAACAGGGCCTCTGAATTGATTGGGTCGGCCCTAGTGACGAGATTTAAATCATGCAATCAATATAGAAAGAATGACATACATAAATCCAGATGGTCcaaaaatgtcatatataaataaaagatCAATAAATGGCACAAAAAATCGAGAACAACGATAAAGTAGCATGATATCAAAATATAATATAATCCATAGTACTACTATTATATAGTAATGTACTACTATGTATGTCAGACTACATTGTCTCTGTCTGCTCTGCCTCCTCGACCATCAATCCCTTTCGTTCTTTGGTGCAGTCTCTGGCATATCAATGCCCCACGTGCCTCTGTCATTATGGCATCTAGGATCTTCCTTACATCAGACACATCAGGGAAGATACACATGTCAATGTCTGCATGTGTAATCTCCATAATGTGAATGCATCTAGGCAAGACATCATCAGCATGATCTAATTATGTTTGCTCATCCTCTAGTATCTCCTGATGAGATGACTTGGGTGTGTCTCCTGGAGTAGCCTACACCATATACGGatgtgacaccctgaagaacCATCTGATGTACCTGCCCTTGTAGCTCCAATCGCTCGGTGATATGGTACTTTGTGCCTCCTCATGTACCAAATGACTTTCAGAATCATCAAATGTGTCATTCATATGTCTACGTGTCAAAACATGAGGAGTAGAGACAACAAGGTATCTAGGAATGGTCTAAGTGTAGTTAAACTGCCTCATGACGCACTCTGGCAGATGAGGAGCAGTGAGACATGATCCGTAAGTCAAACATCCAGAGTATAACATTATCTTGTCAAATGGTTGCGTCTCACAGTGATCGACATAGTTGTTGAAGTGCATGTCCTTGGTAACCAAGCGGTCAACCTAAACGACCCAATCGCTTGGTTCCCTCTAAACTGAGCAAATGTAGTAGCGCGCGACATATTCTCAAAGTAAGTCGATACACTTGCCCAGCCAGAGATGCACGGGAAGTGCTGGAGGATCCAAGTCTAAAATTTTTGGAACACACGAATCATAAGTAATGGCGTTGTAAAGATGAAATGAAAGCAACACAAAAATATTAAAAGAGCAATAAGTATTATCGTCAATAGTGTGATGTTGCTTGTGACTTGTTTCGTCTTCTACCTACAGCCCTCTGATAACTTCGAGTATAAGTAGACCAAACAAGCGGCCCTCCAATTATACTCATAGATCCACTCGAAATTCTGGAAGTACCGTAGGTATATGACATATGTATAAGTGGCACTCTTGTCCATAAAAATCACACTGCCAACCAAATATATCAAGTAACCTCTCAATGCATACGCTCTATGGAACCTCATCTGATGGTCATCATATGTAGCATGATGTGCTCTCTTAAGCTCATATGTGTATACTTTTTTTCAGGTATTCAAATATAGCATGTGCCCCTCTGGTCCTATCTCACTTTGCATTCGCCTCTCTTGGTTCACCCCTCGGATAGTCTACCATCATCTTGAGTGCCTCGTCTTTGATAATCCTCTCATGATCTTTGAGAAATCGTcgagtgtgatagacatctcTCCAAGTGGGAGATGAAATGATGAGGTCTCTGAGTGTCATCTCTCCACAAATGCATTAAGCATCTCGGGGTTAACGCATAATATAATCGGTCATGCATAAGTCCTTCAGGCTAGATAAGGACAAAGCAACCTGAAACCAATCCGCATTCGGCCGAGGCAAGCCAATAATCTTTTGCTCGTGGTTAATAAACTTCAGCAGATCATAGTCCTGAAATAAATGAAAATCAATGTCACAAACTTGTCAATTAAAATAAACGTAAATTAAAAAGAATGAATCTAACTAATGATACCTCTCTATCCCATATATATCGCGCATTATGGTCTAGGTACATAGGCATTAGTGACAAATCTACGGGGCCTCCCCCAAATACCTCTAACTCATCATCCACAATAGCCTCACCCTCTGGAGGTGGTACTGGCTTAGCATTATTAGGAGTATGAGGTATCAATGGTGCCTTTGGTACCATTGGTGACTCGGGTAACTTAGGCACCTGAATAGGTGAACCTGGCACCTGCAGGAGGATGGAGCGAGTGATGTGTCAGTAGGTGAAACTCATCTCCTACGAGAAGAAAAAGATGGAAAAGCATGAGGAGAAGCACGGGCCTTTGAAGTATATGACTCTGCATGGCCAGAGGGATCAGGAGCCTCCAAAACATGCTGACTCTTCTCCCACCACACTTATGCGTGTTATGCAACCCTCTTGTGCCTTAGTTTATCGTGCCTATCAGTCATTATGCATATAAGTTAAATTAAAGCAGACAATTAGTGCAAGCATACAGCATCATAAGcaacaaaaataaacaaaaaaataatagacaaaatTTTGGAGATCCATCTCCGGTTGTTGGGAAAATAAAACATTGAAaattttcggagatgcatctcctGAATTTTCTGCAACTCAGAAGTTACGTCAATGGCGGCAATGCAGGCATGGCAACAAAAATTATATAGCATTGATAATCATTTTCAACCAACTATCATATTTTACACTATGTCTAAACTATCAACCATCTAATTTCTACTTATTTCTTAACTTATACATCAATTTCTACTCATTTACGCAAAACTCAAAAACTATTCAAAACATCAAAAAACTTATAATTGTTTACTTTGCTTTAGTGTTAGGTGATGTTTCTGATGTTGATTGAAGTTCTTTTGACCTTTGTTGCTTGATTTTTGACTTGGTGATGAGAATAAATTTGAGAGATTTGGAGTGTTTCTTTGAGAAATATGAGAAACGAGGGAGAGGAAGGGTTCTGGTGCGATATAAGCTCCAAATCATTCCGGAGATGCATCCCCGACATTATTCTATAGATGCATCTCCATAATATTTTAATGTCAACTTAGGATTGGGTGCGTCCAGATATGCATCTCTGGAATCTGGGGGCATTTAAGTATTTTTGTGTGGTGGCTACAAAACATATAGGGTGCATTAAGAAATCTCTTATACTAAGGCTAGACAAATTTACTAGATCTAACCCAAACCGCCCAATCCAGAAGGCTCAAGATGAAAATGGGCAGTTTTAATTAGGTTGGTGAGTTCGTCGGTTTATTTGTGTGGTTTACAGTGGATATCACTGGTTTGGGTTGGTTGACTTTTATGGATCCTTTTAAAGTCAAACCCGACCGATAAAAGTACATTAAAAATAGTTTTGCTTATATATTGGGCCTAATTTATACATAGTAGAAGACTGAAAAATAAGCCCAAGCAATTATTCATTCTACTATATAAATACAATCTTATAATGTTACATATAAGAAAACCCTAGCCGCATAAACCAAATCTACTCTTCTTGCTCTACAATCTTTGTATCTTCCCTTGTTTTACCCTAATTTTTATCGTTCCTTTCTTTCAATATTTTCTTTCCATTCAAGTTATATTCTTCCAATGTCAAAAAAATtgagtttatctaatgtgttTCTTAAAAGACGGGTCATTCTCATCAACTATACATGGAGATGGGTAAGAAGGAATGAAAATAAAGAGATAAAAGTTTCAGATTGTATCGATTTTACTCAGTTTtattaaatttatatttttttaatgttataTCTTTGTGTTATTGTTAGTTGGAAATACAGAGGTTTTAATGACTACCAAAGAAGAAAGAATGAGCTTACTGATGTTGTTGTTTCAAGTTTGATCAACAAAGAGTTTACTGATGTTGTTTCAAGTTTCATCTTTTTAAAAAGAAAGAAATTTGTGTATTGTATGTTTATCATTTTATAATGTAACGAGGATTGTTAATGAATTTTTATTAATTTGTGTTATTTTTTACTTCATTCATCATCATACatataatattaaaatttatttgGCATAATAATAGATAGTCTTTTATTTTTTACTTCATTCATCAGAACATATTTGCTTAAAATAGTTTTAAAAAGCAATTGAAAAAAAATGAAGTGGACCAAA from Lathyrus oleraceus cultivar Zhongwan6 chromosome 1, CAAS_Psat_ZW6_1.0, whole genome shotgun sequence includes:
- the LOC127105256 gene encoding uncharacterized protein LOC127105256, coding for MRRAYSVLLHRNLAAARLGGATSTAVPNRFLQTTLYGTTAGSSPSSRRWFSSILAAVVGTSLGVGGLIAASSASQEVLAKERPPSDAIPSDVILYQYEACPFCNKVKAFLDYYDIPYKVVEVNPLSKKEIKWSEYQKVPIIMVDGEQLNDSSAIIDKLGERILSKKKADSTSEDDEETKWRRWVDSHLVHVLSPNIYRNTSEALESFDYITSNGNFNFMEKISVKYAGAAAMYFVSKKLKKKYNITDERAALYESAETWVDALNGREFLGGSKPNFADLAVFGVLRPIRYLRSGKDMVEHTRIGEWYTRMEIVVGESSRIKA